Proteins from a single region of Penaeus monodon isolate SGIC_2016 chromosome 12, NSTDA_Pmon_1, whole genome shotgun sequence:
- the LOC119579534 gene encoding uncharacterized protein LOC119579534 translates to MARIIQILCVLVSATAGMAAKVPSTVFWPSNPFQHAHSDTPTTHSEDVQSEVVTTLGPREDLSDDTTEASVSVTVQEVSSDLLKIEAPLEQEPEPAESGVELEMNPIPNILINALSRSDLNPSLQDPLLEEAKKQYISTWNLEALRQNAPYLMIDQVWPDLGMVYMPAVNQMTAKVQKSRTVKEAALRLKAIWEEVNQGKTSAITEEGSIFEAFTEFFNNFFVGDRLRTGGEANSDSGNSTQKDGRPSDKGPVNVNQDKIE, encoded by the exons ATATTATGCGTTCTAGTGTCGGCGACGGCAGGCATGGCAGCTAAAGTGCCGAGCACGGTCTTTTGG CCTTCGAACCCATTCCAACATGCCCATAGCGACACGCCCACCACCCATAGCGAAGACGTCCAGAGTGAGGTCGTCACCACTTTAGGGCCGAGAGAAGACTTGTCCGATGATACAACAGAAGCTTCTGTTTCAGTTACAGTTCAAGAAGTTAGCTCGGACCTTCTGAAGATCGAAGCACCTCTGGAACAAGAGCCCGAGCCAGCTGAAAGTGGAGTAGAACTAGAAATGAATCCCAtaccaaatatattaataaatgctcTGAGCCGTTCTGATCTCAACCCTTCACTGCAGGATCCTCTGCTGGAAGAagccaaaaaacaatatatatctacctgGAACTTGGAAGCCTTGAGGCAAAACGCCCCTTACCTTATGATAGACCAGGTTTGGCCAGATTTGGGGATGGTGTACATGCCAGCTGTGAATCAGATGACTGCCAAGGTCCAAAAGTCGAGGACAGTTAAAGAGGCAGCCTTAAGACTCAAGGCAATATGGGAGGAAGTAAACCAAGGCAAAACTTCTGCCATTACCGAGGAAGGAAGCATATTTGAAGCCTTCACCGAGTTCTTTAACAATTTCTTTGTTGGCGACAGGCTAAGGACGGGCGGCGAAGCGAATTCCGACAGTGGAAATTCCACGCAGAAGGATGGACGGCCGTCAGATAAGGGACCAGTCAACGTGAACCAAGACAAAATTGAGTAA